A window from Granulicella tundricola MP5ACTX9 encodes these proteins:
- a CDS encoding HAD-IC family P-type ATPase, with protein sequence MLAVAFGPPASLRLVGLIALSDPPRADSARLISELKTLGVETVMVTGDAPATAAIVAGEVGLNGPTCPQGPIPETVKPDEYSVFASILPEGKFNLVKAFQKNGYTVGMCGDGANDAPALRQAQIGIAVSTATDVAKSAAGVVLTEAGLSGIVAAIKTGRLIFQRILSYTLRSTTKKIAQILLLAFGLLMTGQAVLTPLLMVIVMISGDFLSMAFATDRVRPSEDPNSWDIGKITAAGVALGLMFLSFCVAILAVGKYKMHLDIDHLRTFCVISVVYGSQAITYAVRDRQHLWGLRPTGWLVMSSTAEMLFISVLANRGIEMSSLSVRVLCLEFLAATAFYLVLNLAKIPVFRRLHIT encoded by the coding sequence GTGCTTGCTGTAGCTTTCGGGCCCCCGGCGTCTCTTCGTCTCGTCGGACTCATAGCGCTCAGCGACCCTCCTCGTGCGGATTCGGCCCGCCTCATCTCTGAACTCAAAACACTTGGCGTCGAGACAGTCATGGTTACTGGTGATGCACCCGCGACCGCAGCTATCGTGGCCGGAGAGGTGGGTCTAAACGGACCGACATGTCCCCAAGGCCCCATACCGGAGACTGTGAAGCCGGATGAGTATTCGGTATTCGCGAGCATTCTCCCTGAGGGCAAGTTCAACCTTGTCAAGGCATTTCAGAAGAACGGCTATACGGTTGGAATGTGTGGTGATGGGGCAAACGATGCACCAGCTCTCCGACAGGCGCAGATTGGAATTGCTGTTTCAACTGCGACGGACGTCGCCAAATCCGCTGCAGGAGTGGTTCTGACAGAAGCAGGACTCAGCGGAATTGTGGCCGCCATCAAGACAGGAAGATTGATCTTCCAACGCATCTTGAGTTACACGCTGCGATCAACGACAAAGAAGATCGCTCAAATCCTGCTGCTTGCTTTCGGACTTCTGATGACCGGACAGGCCGTCTTAACGCCACTTTTAATGGTGATTGTGATGATTAGCGGAGATTTTCTATCGATGGCTTTCGCGACAGATCGAGTTCGCCCATCTGAAGACCCGAACTCTTGGGACATTGGAAAGATTACGGCCGCGGGAGTGGCACTGGGGCTGATGTTCCTGTCGTTCTGCGTCGCCATCCTCGCCGTCGGTAAGTACAAAATGCACCTTGACATCGATCATCTCCGCACGTTCTGCGTAATCTCTGTCGTCTATGGCAGCCAGGCGATCACCTATGCCGTCAGGGATCGGCAGCATCTGTGGGGTCTGCGGCCAACCGGTTGGTTAGTAATGTCCTCAACAGCCGAAATGCTGTTTATCTCAGTGCTCGCAAATCGGGGGATTGAGATGTCGTCCCTATCGGTTCGAGTGCTTTGTCTCGAATTTCTTGCGGCAACGGCTTTTTACTTAGTACTAAACTTAGCCAAAATCCCGGTTTTCCGGCGCTTACATATTACGTAG